GGGCGGCCGAGACGCCGTCGGCGAGGACGCTCTCCCACAGCGTCCTCTCGCACATGAGCCGCAGCCTCTCCAGGTCGTACAGGTCGGCGGCCACCAGCAGGTCGTGGgccgtggccggcgccgccgcctccgggggCAGCTCGTCGGTGTAGATGAAGCGGAGCATGGCCCCGAACACGGGAGCCCCCACGTCGTGGACCCTGAACCATCGCTGCCTGCTGTCCCGGCTGCTCCCGAAGAACTTGGCCCGGAAcaccggcgagcgcgcggcgagCACCAGCCTGTGCGCGTCGAACCTGCTGGTCCCGACGGCGAACGTCACGTCCGCccgctgtggcagaaccgcctaaattatcccggctcaagtgcgtaaaccatcaccataaaggcaacattagcttaaacgcacttcaaacggaacaatttttggtctgtcgggtaacgtcccgatacaaccaccgattcttggatcgaacaagcataccccgcacgaaggcgagtccagagatattacaaccaaaatttttacaacacaggcatagtaatgattacaaaccagttgaaaagattattacaaaaccaacttaagtaatacAGTTATACAAAAACATAAGTGTAgaatcagagtttaaaacagcggaagataaaacacgacggctacaacacgtcgcaaaaaggataccaggctagcccaggcatggtatcactcgtcatagtcattgccggccgaagacgtatcccactctacggaccagccaggaggcaacgagcaaggataggttaagctagcgatctgatcctcaaaagtcatacctgaaaaagggtttcaacagcaaggctgagtattctaatactcagcaagacttaaccgacaacgggtataagtagcccaccttagctagactatgcaaggctttgtaaggctctggtttttcctttgctgaaaagcaataaagagtaggtccttactttcaagttttagcttcaagattctagttgattaaccattctatgtatgcatctactaaccaaataTGGTGGAaattctaagcaaacatcaagattaataagaatattgttgctcttattactctgtgtggcaaagagatcaagcagtctcatttcatcgtgagaggcggacgattctgaatcgaaattcaaccttgcaagggtaacctagcacacacgtctggaataccgtcgggtcattcccaaacaaccgttaacctttctttccggcttgtggatagtgccactctccccgactacagggctccaaggccgaaccttgtccctagaagtcgtagtgttgcgcaacataaaataaaacctatccctactgagagagtgggaggtatatccactccccggtccaatcggctactaggcttaccgcgtaccatatttacggcatgtgactagtactttcaaaaacttaaccagcactaccacacaccgcgaccttagcaagttcatcaacacagacggggtctcacataggacatgatatcgacacaaccccgtccgtcgtccttatattgataacagaaagtaaacaagcaattcctataaagctcgcgagtgacaggcaatcactcgacttttaccgttcctataagcttagcagatagtcgaacttaggtctagtgttcagtacataggttcctaggatcatgcatctagggtttcaattcaattcctaagaactgtaaatgcacaagtaagtaataacagtaaataataataatttgaaatataggttatgtccggggcttgccttctcggtaattgctaactatttcagcgctaggctcttccgaactttggttcggggcttcagttagttccgcagtgttcacttgagcttcgagatcacctccgtcagattccggaatcaactcgtacgtcccgtctgacaaagtagtcgtatctatatgtaatgcaagaacaacattataaacaaacatgggcaatcgtttatagagtagttaaataacaaatttaactacacaaggcatcatgatcaacagcacaaaagaagttaactaacttcataaaatgagtggtggtgatttactataccactaagtcatggtttgtaaataaatcaacaaattagagtacaaacagtaataaaatctaccaaaattactctaaacagaacatgaacaaagtaatctaccctacaaaaatcatgtcaagacatgtaatcatttaatcacaataaatcatttatgccggcaacacctagtacaagcttgaattatacagatcaaaatagatcaaaacagaagctcaaaatttaacaggagatctacacaggtaagatctatctactgtgaatttttcatgattttatctacaccgaaataattctgagaaaataaataaaacagacaacagattagcaagatttatattttatcccctgatctagccatgaactaaggctcaaacttcctggacaagctaacatactccagaagaacactcaggaatattttcatgatttattaagaaccgaaactatttaccatgaataaagtctattaaacaaagattaaatcaaataaatagctacaacaaagaactgatcatgaaatttttatagcaaatctagtgttacatgagtaaactaccaccaaaatttcatagcaatatcagcttccaagcatcagataagaaaaagattaaataactagtatttatttacctagtgacacaaaaccatttatacagcaaaaacttgcaactaaaacctaacatattatggttctactgcatagagctcttcaagaggattccaaaacatcaagatttgctattttacgaattttctacgaattgatctagaatttcaaagttcactgaaaaatattacaaagcagtccttagtgcactattcacatgagtctaggtctattcaaataacaccctgaagttttgtttcttccaccccgaggtccttgggccgggtcagagagagggggcggcggttgaccggcgatttcccggcgaggggctcaccggcggcgggagtggaggggtgcgtgagcttcacgggtgcaaggcgcacctctgggtggcctagggtcgcggggagaggctcggaagcggcggctcggcggagcagggcgggttggcggcggaggcgagcgacggcgagggtgctcccgtgaggattgggcgaggggaaacggtctgggagttgcgcgagggtaaggcgcggctaatggtgggggatgtaggggtggagcgggtctgggttggcggctccgcggtggggtggagctcgccggggttcaagcggggcggcggcggcgttctgcggcgtgggagcgatGAGAGAGCGAAAGGAAGCACGAAATCGAGTTCTGGGGCTCTTGTagtgctcgggcgctcgctagaatagagcggcgggctctgcaggggacgctccacggcggcgtcgcggtggcggccgtcggggagattctgggcgcggcgggggtgcgtggcgaggggtggaggctccagcgcgaggcaacaggagggggaggagctcgccggcgacgcgtgggagccagcgcacggcgaagtaatggccgggaaagccgggagggcgtcggcgggcggcgctgtcggtggccggcggcgagaagcagagcagggagggggagatggtcataagggcgattttgaaatttccaaaagttccagggacctttctgtaaacaagcaataacttttgaactaaagctcaaatgaaaaagtgcccaacatgaaagttgttcaacttttcaagatctacaactttgatgttgtgcaaaaatttatttgaccaaagattcaagagctaaaattaaaatcattgaagggattttgaaatctaggaaatttgtctttttcaacgtaaattcactacaaacatagacttacaagcaaaattggttgccatacaataaatgcactgaaattttgcacaaacaccctccataaaagctataaacacaaataactttataaaggacctcgcataaaatcataattacacctataacctttcataattacaaaaagacccttttttcaagcaattcaagcatatgatgcatgatttggttctaattaccctaaattggctatttaaaaacctgggccgttacacccgccgcccgctccccagCAGCGCGGAGAGCCACCGGGTGGtgtccggcggcgacggcgcggcgacgAAGCAGTAGCTGGTCGGGCGAGACTCCACCTCAAGGACGCGGACGGTGCAGCAGATCCGGAGGCGGTCGTCCCGGACGTAGCGTGCCTCCCACTTCCGGAACGCATCGGGAACCGCCTGCTTgcacgaggacgaggacggggTGAAGATGATGGACTCGGCCTCGCCGTTGCCGATCTGCATGGGCTTGCTGCCGCCGGTGGGGTCGTGGATGGTgaagctcgccgtcgccgtgacgccggagccggagtcggcggcggcggccaagagCTTGAGAGAGACGTCCGAGAGGGCAGCAGGGTCGAAGCGGCAGACGAGGACCCAGTCACGGCCGGCGACGCGGAAGGTGCCGGAGGTGACGGAGTGCCTGCGGCCGAGCGCCTTGAGAGCGCTGTAGCCGACGATGTCGAACTGGCGCGTGCCTTCAACGAACGCTGCCCTGTGCGACGACGCCgtcatcgccgtcgccgcggccgccatgtTTTTGGTCAGATCGGAATATCAATAGAGCCGAGCGCCTGCCTTTAGCTTTTCTGTTCCTTTTATTTTGGAGATCTCAAACTTCCCTAGAgagttgtttttttttggacTCGGTACAGTAATTGTTTTCAGGAAAGATCTCAATTCCTCTTATATCAATGAATGAAATAGTATATATTTCAAGTccgcttttttttcttcttataaaaAAAGCTAGGAAAAGCCACAGGCTGCATCCACCCTCGGGCCCCAGTGCAACACGTAcggtttctcttttttttttcttgggaaAACAAAATTAGTTcctattttttagaaaatgaaaaaaatatttccgGCCTAGCGACAGCACACAGCTTATTCGTACGTCCACAGTTGGAACGTCTTAATTCTTTTCCCGTCCTATTTCTTTTCCCTTTAACTAGCTAATTTGTCTGCATGTTGCTACAAGTTGGTATAAAAATACGATACATATTGATACCCGTGTGTTAATTGGTAGCGACCTATGTGATTTTGTCGTGGATGGAGGGGGTTAGTCTGACTCACATATGATATGGATTAAGACCCACTTAGGTATAAATAAATTGTGGACATGCACATCCTTTTGACCTTTTCTCATCCTAAGGCCGTGTCCAATGGCGAATTCTTATGCCAGTTCATTGCTGCACGTCATCCTCTCCATCAGCTGCTACCGGTCCGCGGCCATCATTGCTACACGTCATGCGGAACCCACTTGCCAATCTTTCTCCTCTCTCACTTACATGTGGTCCCCATATGTCATCACAAACCTCGCGCTGAGAGGCGGTAATTGACATGTGGAGCCACATGCAAGGGAGAGGGGAAAGGTTGACTGGTGGGTCCCGTATGCCATAACAGCAAAACCACTTCATAGACCAGTTTAAACTGTTGCGGGAGGTTTTTTAAATGGTTTTGAGGAGATGAGAGTGTACAATATCTATTTtggagttagattttttttaaaattcagtAACAAGTTTAGAGGGGTAAAATTACTCTAACCAAAACTAGCTAGCTACTACAAATGTAGGTAAACATGGCAAACGTAATTGCTCCTTTTTAGACACTCACTCGATCTTCATCTACCAAACCACATCACTTTCTAGCTAGTTTCTACTCTCTTTTTTATGGGGGCTCAGCACAGCACGTCAGCACGTGTGGTGTTAATTATTCTCCATTGTCAACATCCGTCCAGTCAGTGAGCAATGTGTCCAGGGCTCCAGGCCATCTCCTCTGATGATCTTCCAGGCCCATATAATGGCAATGGTGGGGTGGCAAATCCTCGATCGGATCGGAGGTACAAAGTACATACTCTTAATAAAAGAGTATGGTGGTGGCCCTGTTCTATGCTctgctgctgatgctgctgctgctgagtgcTGACGACCTTCAAGTCGGCGCTCATcctggtcttcttcttcttcgccgcgCTGCTCTTCTCCATGGCTTTCCatccctcaccgccgccgccacggtttCAGGCCTACCACGACGACCGCTACCCCTTCTTCTACTACTGAAAGAACTCATGTCGTCGTTCATCCATCCAGCCGTGAACTGCATGCATGCAGAttacatatatattattattgTCCTTCATTCTCTTATAATTAATTAGCAATCCGCTAATTTCAGTCGATCGTGTgcttgtagtagtagtagtagttaaAATTAAAGCGGCAGCAAGTCAATAATTCACCCGTGGACTGGAGATAATTAAGACGGATGGAAGAGGAGGGTGTGACGTCGCTGTCTCCCCCTTTGCTGATTGCTTTCTTTCCCTCTCTCATCCCCTAGCCAgagtccaccaccaccacctgctTCTGCCTTCTGCTTGTTGGTCCCTTCAGCTAGCATAGCATATTCATGGAGGCGCTGCTGACGCTGCTCTTCAACGCCCTGCTGCTGGTGTTCGTGGTCAAGCTCTTCTTCGCCTTGTTCCACATGAAGCTTGTCGTCATCCTCCTCTACATCGCCGTCCTCCTCTTCGCCATGGCCCTCACCGGCAGATTCCCCGGTTGATCCTCATCCATCTATATATCTATCACCTCTCCCAACCACACATACATGCGTCGTCTTAATTTTCGCGTTTCTTCAATTCCCCGGCCCATTTCATATGAAtctttctcccttctccctAGCTAGCTACATCTTAATTGGCGATCAGAGGAGAGAGGACCCAACCCAATCCACCCAGGTCAATCTGCTTACCGATCCCTCTTGCTGTACGCATGCGTGCTGTTTTTTATTTGGAGATCAATTTGCGACTCATCAGATGTACATATATGAATGAATGGAGATTTCAGTTATCCGTATTTATTTTCAGTTATCAGTATTTTGATGATTATTGTTACTAGCAACAGAAGGTAGTGTGGGTATTCGTTTTTTTAGGTAAAGCCATGCATCATATTgatgataaaaaaaaattgtacatcGCTCGGCAACTGATCgatcaacaatgaaatccaacagatCTGCCTCAACTATCCTAATCCTCTAGGTATACAATACAATGCAATTTACACACATCGAGGTTCCCTCAAGTCATCGCGCGCTACCGTCCAAGTCTCTCCTGCACTTTGCTGCCCAACTCATCATCTCCTGTAATATTGACTTGCTAGCCTAGCACTCCAAGGCACCGTCAAGCATATCAAATCAATCAACTGCTGCCAGTTTAATTAATTAACCACTGCTAAAGTACGAATCACACTTCGGTTTCATCTATGTTACAGTCTAGATTTGTACATGTAGATAGCTCTTTTTCGGAATCATAGGAAATAGCTAGTACACCTGTTGATAATTTGATAGCTTTTAATTTGAACTGGCCCATACTAGATAGTTTCACACTATCACTACTTATTCCTCTGTCTCATTTCTGCCTTGTGTTTTATCTGCAGGCATCATGCATCATGATCTTGTGGTCAAAAGTCAATTCAGATGGTATTTTGCTTGACGCACTAGCTGATGTGGTAAAGGTAACTGGTTCCTTTTCTATTGCTTCTGAGATACTATACACCCCCTCCCCTCTTCGTCCAAGTTGCTTTCGAGTTATCTCTTGTTGAAAATGTTTAGTGCAGCCTGGAACTCCAAGGCCACAGATGTATTAGTGAAAACAGCCATGGTGTGTTCATTGTACATAATTTGGAAATTGAAAGGTCTGGTTCTGGTATAAGTGTCCCGGAATTAAGGAGCTTTTGCAATGACATACTCTTACTGGAGCTCCATAAATTTTGCTTAAGAAAGCTAAATCATATCAACTAAGTCTTGTCTGCCCATCGATCCCTGATATTTGGCAACAGTGACTCGAACTATCATCATCCTCTACTTACTCGGCtgacaacatttttttttttgcaatttgaCACCTCCAGTGTGCCTGCCAGTGCCATAATTACATTGACCAAATTAAAGTAGCATTTTTCTGTATGTTTGTTATAGTTGTATGCACATCCTGATGGTCCAGTTGCTTGTTTATGACTGCTCAACAAACGTTAAGCCTGAATTTAAATTAAATATTTCCTTCCTCTCCTTGTGAAGATTCGTATCTCTCTCCCTGCTGATCTGTAGAGTACTCCACTATTTGTTTATTGTACTAGGTAGGGGAGCAGTACCGTGTAGATGCTACCTCGGAGGAAGATGAAGATATTAGAATCAATCCCAGATGAAGATGATCAGTGTCAGCTAACAAGCATTGCCAGCTAAAAAGCGTGTGGGTTGACCAAGCCTTCAGCTAGAGAGAAATAGGAAGTCCTCTGCATTCATATCGGTTGCAGCAACAGTTGACCATTTTAGTTCACATGTTTGTTTGGCCAATGGAAGCATGTCTACATTGCTTTTTTGCCCCCACAAATAGCGTAAATGTGATTGGGTTTACATTGCGGCCAATAGACAATAGTACTAAGAATTAAAGATTTACTTTTTGTCTGTGCAAAAATGAAAGAGAAAGCTCTCTGTTGCTACTGTAGCTAGGATGTAAATAACCAGTTACCAAAAAACTCCCCACGATCAGGACTCAGGAGGAGGCAGAAGAAGAATAACTGaataagcagcagcagcagctgacctataccaaaagaaaaaaaaaatcaagtttgATTGGTGTCACTGTCATCTGGGCCCCGAGAGTTGCTGCGCCGACAcgcacgacggcggcgaccagctgctgctgctgacgcCGGCGGTGGTGTCGGACTCCTTGGCCATCcacccggcggcggggcgcaggcCGACGAGGCCGCGGCCGTACATCCTGAGGTAGCGGAGGAGCTCCGGGCGGGGCTCGCCCGCGTCCATGCTGCCGTCGAGCATGGCGGACACGACGGCCATGGTCGGGCGCAGCGCCGCGTCCTCGTGGAGGCAGCAGAGCGCCGTCCGCACCACCCGCGCCACCTGCGCGACGTCGGCGCGCCCCTCCAGCCTCGGGTCCACCAGCTCCGCGTACCGGCCCTGCTCGTGCAGCTCCAGCGCCAGCGCCGGGAAGTAGAAGCACTGGTGGTGCTCCGGCGAggacccctcctcctcctgctgcttcttGGAGTTCTTCCTGCCGCGCACGATCTCCAGCAGCACCATGCCGAAGCTGTAGACGTCGGCCTTGTCGGTGATGGGCGCGTTGGTGAGCCACTCGGGCGCCAGGTACCCGCGCGTGCCGCGCATGGTCGTGAAGAGCCCCGACTGCTCCGGGCTCATCAGCTTGGCCAGCCCGAAGTCGGCGATCTTGACGCCGCCGCGGTCGTCCAGGAGGATGTTCTCCGGCTTGACGTCGCAGTGGAGGATCTTGCGGTCGCAGCCGCCGTGGAGGTAGGCgagcccgcgcgccgcgccgacgCACACGCGCAGCCGCGCCGGCcactccggcgcggcggcgccggcgcggaagAGGGTCTGGTCGAGGGAGCCCCGGTTCATGTACTCGTACACCAGCAGCTGCCGCGCGCCCTCCGCGCAGAACCCGCGGAGCTTCACCAGGTTCACGTGGTGGACGTTGCCGATCACGGCGATCTCCGTCAGGAACTCGCGCCGCCCCTGCGTGCCCAGGCCGTTCATCCGCTTCACCGCCACGGTGCTCCGGTCGGGGAGCTCGCCCCGGAACACGGACCCGAACCCGCCGCAGCCGATCTGCCACTGGAAGCCGTCCGTCGCGGCGTCCAGCTCGCCGTACGTGAACCGGGTCGGCAGGCCGGGGATGAGGACGTCCTCCTCGTCGA
The nucleotide sequence above comes from Panicum virgatum strain AP13 chromosome 3K, P.virgatum_v5, whole genome shotgun sequence. Encoded proteins:
- the LOC120700292 gene encoding uncharacterized protein LOC120700292 isoform X1; this translates as MEALLTLLFNALLLVFVVKLFFALFHMKLVVILLYIAVLLFAMALTGRFPASYILIGDQRREDPTQSTQASCIMILWSKVNSDGILLDALADVVKVTGSFSIASEILYTPSPLRPSCFRVISC
- the LOC120701175 gene encoding BTB/POZ and MATH domain-containing protein 2-like → MAAAATAMTASSHRAAFVEGTRQFDIVGYSALKALGRRHSVTSGTFRVAGRDWVLVCRFDPAALSDIGNGEAESIIFTPSSSSCKQAVPDAFRKWEARYVRDDRLRICCTVRVLEVESRPTSYCFVAAPSPPDTTRWLSALLGSGRRAVLPQRADVTFAVGTSRFDAHRLVLAARSPVFRAKFFGSSRDSRQRWFRVHDVGAPVFGAMLRFIYTDELPPEAAAPATAHDLLVAADLYDLERLRLMCERTLWESVLADGVSAALSVLLRVNGRHSCRQLEDLCVGSVAGAWEAATATDEYRELKASCPALLNDILEKVVVSRRRLGSGPPPPSPPSSEKMSASTYRSSDVWRGMHEFTIFGYSGVRRVHSAAGDFISSGTFEVGGHEWRILYYPSGYDDYQSDNVAALLQLVTGPADVSVTKEVAGTFIIGNHHDNLDDGAMVDFFHDFTDDSLENGSIVELAGVDDVKSMHVGRDDSLTVMCAFEFGVRVARRNHDGHRRRRPGDGRRAAAQHRLAP
- the LOC120700292 gene encoding uncharacterized protein LOC120700292 isoform X2, which encodes MEALLTLLFNALLLVFVVKLFFALFHMKLVVILLYIAVLLFAMALTGRFPASYILIGDQRREDPTQSTQASCIMILWSKVNSDGILLDALADVVKVGEQYRVDATSEEDEDIRINPR